The DNA segment TTGCGCACCTTCCTCACGCGCTCGGGAGTGCTGCTGCTGGACGAGCCCTTTGGCGCGCTGGACGCGCTGACCAGGGCATCGCTGCAAGAGTGGCTGCTGCGGGTATGGCACGAGTTCGGCTATACGGTGCTCTTTATCACCCACGACGTCGAAGAAGCGCTGTTTTTATCCGACCGGGTGTACGTGCTGACCGAGCGGCCGGCCAGGGTGTGCCTCGAGCTGGAGGTGCCCCTGCCCCGGCCGCGTGAGAGGGACCTGATCCTCAGCCCCGAGTTCGCGACCCTGAAACACCGGTTGATAGATGCCCTGCGCGGAGAGTTACCCCGGCCATCGGCCGCTTGACTCGGCGGGCGTTGCCGTGGACAATCACTCGGCTCTCACCGACGCCGGCTGAGAGACGCACGCGGCGCACCGCCGCCCTGTGGGCGCTGGCGGGGTTGATGTGGCTGCGCCGCTGCACTTTAATGTGAGCAAAGGACCTATGGAGAACAAACCGCTGGCCGAACTGCAAGTCGAGATCCGCTACCTGCCTTCGTTGAGGGTGGTCTGCCTGGCATTCAAGCCAGAGGGGGAGGACCAGAACCCCCGGGCGGCCATCCGGCAGCATTTTGAGCGCGTGCAGGAGTGGGTCAAGACGCTCGGCCGCGATCCTTACCGTCAGGTGACGGTGGGCGAGGTCGTGTCAGTAGAAGAGCGGCTGCTGCGCTACGACTGCTGCCTGGAGGTGCCAGAAGGCACCCCGGACCCGCCAAAGGGCATGCGCCTGAAGAGGCTGTACGGCGGGCGTTACGCGGTGATGACGGTGAAGAAGGACGCGGAGGCGATCAGCGAGAGCATTCGCCGCTTTCACGAAGAGTACGTGCCGCAGAACCAGCTCAGGATCGACGCGGCCCGGCCCACCTTTGAGTACTACTGGGCCGACAGCATCGAGTACTGCGCGCCGCTGCTGGACGAGTAGCTAACCGCGCGTGGCTGCCGCCCGCGGACGGCAGGCACGGCGACCGGCACAGAGCCTCAGCCGCGCCTGCCTGGAGAGCGGACGCCAACCACCGGCGAGTTACTTTAGCAGCATGGGCAGGAACTGGGCGGGAGTGCCCTGCGGGCAAGTGAACTGATCGGTGCTGCCCAGAGTGAGCAGGGCAGAATCGCCCACCCCCTGCCCCTGCAGGACAATGGAATAGGTCCGGCCGCAGGTGGCAGCATAGTCCTTCGCCACCAGTGAAGGGGTAATGGTATTGCCCTCACGAGGCAGCGGATTGGACAGGTCGGGTCGGAAATCGTAGATGGTCGTCGCGGCACCGCCGCCGACCGGCACTGCCACCAGCC comes from the Chloroflexi bacterium ADurb.Bin180 genome and includes:
- a CDS encoding DNA gyrase inhibitor, which encodes MENKPLAELQVEIRYLPSLRVVCLAFKPEGEDQNPRAAIRQHFERVQEWVKTLGRDPYRQVTVGEVVSVEERLLRYDCCLEVPEGTPDPPKGMRLKRLYGGRYAVMTVKKDAEAISESIRRFHEEYVPQNQLRIDAARPTFEYYWADSIEYCAPLLDE